The following are from one region of the uncultured Methanobrevibacter sp. genome:
- a CDS encoding phosphatase PAP2 family protein, with product MTNLGNIVVLLLICVVLYFAGKNKDKKVALIAILGLAITSLLVSIIKPTVGELRPFLVLPHVNLLVQENGMYSFPSGHTSLVFTIATILGLSYKFKNVKLIYITLAIATIVGFSRIYLGVHYPVDVFGGIIVGVLSGLLSLKLGEGIFKKLGVYNGIY from the coding sequence GGAAATATTGTTGTACTTTTATTAATATGTGTTGTATTATATTTTGCTGGTAAAAATAAAGATAAAAAAGTAGCTTTAATAGCTATTTTGGGATTGGCTATAACAAGTTTATTGGTATCTATAATTAAACCAACTGTTGGAGAATTAAGGCCATTTTTAGTTTTACCACATGTTAATTTACTAGTTCAAGAAAATGGAATGTATTCATTTCCATCTGGACATACTAGTCTAGTATTTACAATAGCTACTATTCTTGGATTATCTTACAAATTTAAAAATGTTAAATTGATTTATATTACATTAGCTATTGCAACTATTGTTGGATTTTCAAGAATTTATTTGGGAGTTCATTATCCAGTAGATGTATTCGGTGGTATTATTGTAGGTGTTTTGTCTGGTTTATTGTCTTTAAAACTCGGTGAAGGTATATTTAAAAAATTAGGTGTGTATAATGGCATTTACTGA